In Archaeoglobaceae archaeon, a single window of DNA contains:
- a CDS encoding glycosyltransferase family 2 protein produces the protein MKLAVIVPVSPFEEPKVVEESIRHVKSLGVDKIVYVIDKNGENDKRVEIAKSMGVEVLERTGRRGKRAGAINDAVRYLSDFNPEFVLIMDVDTRIDKETIQNCISELLKNKNAYIASARRYIYNAKNLVSETIEAEYRLINFLLSKSAFKQFNGMIGVLRYEMLREGLNEKAMAEDADFATRMHAKGFKAILVQGRVFEQAPMSWKDFFSQRRRWYFGGLQLWRYRKEMKKAERMVKISWFCALTLTYVPIIFLPIMPISIPALLAYYRKISKIKVFLGLVIYAIVLQASAISAFLDYILKKEAEWNAIKRA, from the coding sequence ATGAAGCTCGCAGTGATTGTTCCAGTTTCACCCTTTGAAGAGCCAAAAGTTGTTGAAGAAAGCATAAGACATGTAAAAAGTCTTGGAGTGGATAAAATTGTTTATGTGATTGATAAAAATGGTGAGAACGATAAAAGAGTTGAAATCGCAAAAAGCATGGGTGTAGAAGTATTAGAAAGAACAGGAAGGAGAGGGAAAAGGGCGGGAGCTATAAACGATGCAGTTCGTTATCTCAGTGATTTTAATCCAGAATTTGTTCTAATAATGGATGTTGATACCAGAATTGACAAAGAAACCATTCAGAACTGCATTTCTGAGCTTTTAAAGAATAAAAATGCCTACATCGCTTCTGCAAGACGCTATATCTACAACGCAAAAAACCTCGTTTCTGAGACAATTGAGGCAGAGTATCGGCTAATAAACTTCCTGCTCTCCAAAAGTGCCTTCAAGCAGTTTAACGGAATGATTGGTGTGCTAAGATATGAAATGCTTCGTGAGGGTCTGAACGAGAAGGCGATGGCTGAGGATGCGGACTTCGCAACGAGAATGCATGCAAAGGGATTTAAAGCTATACTTGTGCAGGGCAGGGTTTTTGAGCAGGCTCCAATGAGCTGGAAAGATTTCTTCAGCCAGCGAAGGAGATGGTATTTCGGAGGGTTGCAGCTTTGGAGATACAGGAAAGAAATGAAAAAAGCGGAGCGAATGGTAAAAATTTCGTGGTTCTGCGCCCTTACGCTTACTTATGTTCCAATAATATTCCTGCCAATCATGCCCATTTCGATTCCAGCGCTATTAGCCTATTATCGCAAAATCTCAAAAATAAAAGTTTTCTTGGGTCTTGTAATCTACGCAATTGTCCTTCAGGCTTCGGCAATTTCCGCTTTTTTAGATTATATACTCAAAAAGGAGGCTGAATGGAATGCGATTAAAAGAGCTTAG